A stretch of Pangasianodon hypophthalmus isolate fPanHyp1 chromosome 9, fPanHyp1.pri, whole genome shotgun sequence DNA encodes these proteins:
- the fgf18a gene encoding fibroblast growth factor 18a codes for MRSFLSTLAVLCIQMMLVMCNPLQVFGVDGVNFSMHVENQTRARDPMSRRQPRVYQLYSRTSCKHVQVLGRRISARGEDGDKFAQLVVEADTFGSQVRIRGKETNYYLCMNRRGKLVGKKASNRSEDCVFIEMVLENNYTALMSARYKDWYVGFTKRGRPRRGPQTLLNQQDVHFMKRLPPGEQPDHTPFRFTTVSKRSKRVRAARPR; via the exons GTGTATCCAGATGATGCTGGTGATGTGCAATCCTCTACAG GTGTTCGGAGTTGATGGCGTGAACTTCAGCATGCACGTGGAAAATCAGACTCGTGCACGAGACCCCATGAGCCGCCGACAACCCCGAGTCTACCAGCTCTACAGTCGCACCAGCTGCAAACATGTCCAAGTGCTCGGCCGCAGAATCAGCGCCCGTGGGGAGGACGGAGACAAATTCg CCCAGCTTGTAGTGGAGGCAGACACATTCGGCAGCCAGGTGCGAATCAGGGGGAAGGAGACTAACTACTACCTGTGTATGAACCGCAGGGGCAAACTTGTAGGCAAG AAGGCCAGTAATCGCAGTGAGGACTGTGTCTTTATTGAGATGGTGCTTGAGAACAACTACACAGCATTAATGTCAGCACGTTACAAAGACTGGTATGTGGGCTTCACCAAGAGGGGGCGCCCTCGTCGCGGCCCACAGACACTTCTAAACCAGCAAGACGTTCATTTCATGAAGCGCCTTCCACCAGGGGAGCAGCCGGACCACACGCCGTTTCGTTTCACCACTGTCAGCAAGAGGAGCAAAAGAGTCCGTGCTGCACGACCACGCTAA